In one Hyphomicrobium sp. 99 genomic region, the following are encoded:
- a CDS encoding porin, producing the protein MTKFRVGALVAAGVLAGGFATSASAADLGGNCCADLEERIAELEATTARKGNRKVSLTVSGWVGQQVMWWDDGRESNTYVTDLGSTIASHVKFTGQATILPGWYAGYVLHLEATGSDSLTTSQNVVDGPNALLVPHTVNGVSTLQSYWFVKSDQLGKVSIGKASDAADNAAILVDGSGSLVPANWVAFDYNSFFIREKGTGTLSPAVWGGNFCQSFGGALGDCDGVPRNVVRYDSPTFGGFSVSASWGEDDIWAITTRYAGEWHDFKVAAVASYAESTDELCCNTSSGFVVLNNTQRYFQAGAYAEHVPTGLWMYGAYGHNDYDDPTNLTGTRGQSETWYLKGGIRQRWNPLGHTVLYAEYEHAHGEGIFASSGVDGFTAAGDFSAANKDTTKLWGGGIVQEIDAAAMSVWLKYRHLEYDDNSDIRFDDFQYFSFGGLINY; encoded by the coding sequence ATGACGAAATTTAGGGTAGGCGCTCTGGTGGCTGCAGGCGTCCTCGCTGGCGGATTCGCCACGAGCGCCTCTGCAGCGGACCTCGGCGGCAACTGCTGTGCAGACCTCGAGGAACGAATCGCAGAGCTGGAAGCGACGACGGCACGTAAGGGCAACCGCAAGGTCTCCCTCACGGTTTCGGGTTGGGTTGGCCAGCAGGTCATGTGGTGGGACGATGGCCGCGAATCGAACACCTACGTCACCGATCTCGGTTCGACGATCGCCAGCCACGTGAAGTTCACGGGCCAGGCGACGATCTTACCGGGTTGGTACGCCGGTTACGTTCTGCACCTCGAAGCCACTGGCTCCGACAGCTTGACGACCAGCCAAAACGTCGTCGATGGACCGAACGCACTCTTGGTGCCACACACTGTAAACGGTGTCAGTACCTTGCAGTCGTACTGGTTCGTCAAGAGCGATCAGCTCGGCAAGGTTTCGATCGGCAAGGCATCGGATGCGGCCGATAACGCGGCAATCCTCGTCGACGGTTCGGGCTCTCTCGTTCCGGCCAACTGGGTGGCCTTCGACTACAATAGCTTTTTCATCCGCGAAAAGGGTACGGGCACTCTGTCGCCCGCAGTCTGGGGAGGCAATTTTTGCCAGAGCTTTGGCGGTGCCTTGGGCGACTGCGACGGCGTACCGCGCAATGTCGTTCGCTACGACTCGCCGACCTTCGGCGGCTTCTCCGTATCGGCATCGTGGGGCGAGGATGACATCTGGGCCATCACGACTCGCTACGCTGGCGAATGGCACGACTTCAAAGTTGCGGCCGTCGCGTCGTATGCCGAAAGCACCGACGAACTTTGCTGCAACACATCGAGTGGCTTCGTCGTCCTTAACAACACGCAGCGGTACTTCCAGGCTGGTGCCTATGCTGAGCATGTTCCGACCGGTCTTTGGATGTACGGCGCCTACGGCCACAATGATTACGATGATCCGACGAACCTGACCGGAACCAGGGGCCAATCGGAGACGTGGTACCTCAAAGGCGGCATCCGTCAGCGCTGGAACCCGCTGGGTCATACGGTCCTCTACGCCGAGTATGAACACGCTCACGGCGAAGGCATCTTCGCATCATCGGGTGTCGATGGCTTCACGGCTGCCGGAGACTTCAGCGCCGCCAATAAGGACACCACCAAGCTCTGGGGCGGTGGTATCGTCCAGGAAATCGACGCTGCAGCGATGTCGGTATGGCTCAAGTATCGTCACCTCGAATATGACGATAACTCCGACATACGCTTCGATGACTTCCAGTACTTTTCCTTCGGTGGTCTGATCAACTACTGA
- a CDS encoding porin — MNKYSLSALMAAGLVAGSLSTGSASAADLGGNCCADLEERIAELEATTARKGNRKVSLTVSGWVGQQVTYWDDGHESNTYVTDLGSTLASHVKFTGQATILPGWTAGYVLHLEAIGSDSLTTSQNTPDGKNLLTGTSNGVSTLQSFWFIKSDQLGKVSVGKQSDAADNAAILVDGSGSLVPANWVAFDVLSFGVRYKGSNASTGLIWGGDYCQAAGGAWGDCFGAPRNVVRYDSPTFGGFSVSASWGEDDIWAVTTRYAGEWADFKVAAVASYAESTDEALNHGLIGPQVYNATQRYFQAGAYVEHIPTGLFAYGAYGHDDYDFAGSGQSETWYGKGGIRQRWNPLGHTVLYGEYEKIRGSGQFSQSADTFIGATHDSVRVAGGGIVQEIDAAAMSVWLKYRNLSYDDNSGNSYDNFNEFTFGALINY, encoded by the coding sequence ATGAACAAATATAGTCTGAGTGCGCTTATGGCGGCAGGCCTGGTTGCAGGTAGCCTGTCGACCGGCAGTGCATCCGCAGCTGATCTCGGAGGCAACTGCTGCGCAGACCTCGAGGAGCGGATCGCTGAACTCGAAGCAACAACGGCACGTAAGGGCAACCGCAAGGTCTCCCTCACGGTCTCCGGCTGGGTTGGCCAGCAGGTTACGTACTGGGATGACGGTCACGAGTCGAACACGTACGTCACCGATCTCGGTTCGACGCTCGCCAGCCACGTGAAGTTCACGGGTCAGGCGACGATCCTTCCGGGCTGGACGGCTGGTTACGTTCTGCACCTGGAAGCCATCGGCTCCGACAGCTTGACGACAAGCCAGAATACACCCGACGGCAAGAACCTGCTGACCGGCACGTCCAACGGCGTTTCGACGCTGCAGTCGTTCTGGTTCATCAAGAGCGATCAGCTGGGTAAGGTCTCGGTCGGTAAGCAATCTGACGCGGCTGACAACGCAGCAATCCTCGTTGACGGTTCGGGCTCGCTCGTTCCCGCCAACTGGGTAGCGTTCGACGTTCTTTCCTTCGGCGTCCGCTACAAAGGTTCTAACGCAAGCACCGGCCTCATCTGGGGCGGCGACTATTGCCAAGCCGCTGGCGGCGCCTGGGGCGACTGCTTTGGTGCACCTCGCAACGTCGTTCGTTACGACTCGCCAACTTTCGGTGGTTTCTCGGTATCGGCTTCATGGGGTGAAGACGACATCTGGGCCGTCACCACGCGTTACGCCGGTGAATGGGCTGACTTCAAAGTCGCTGCGGTGGCATCTTATGCCGAAAGCACCGACGAGGCTCTGAATCACGGACTGATCGGTCCCCAAGTGTACAATGCTACGCAGCGCTACTTCCAGGCCGGCGCATACGTCGAACACATCCCGACGGGTCTGTTCGCTTACGGCGCGTACGGTCATGATGACTACGACTTTGCTGGCTCCGGCCAGTCTGAGACGTGGTATGGCAAGGGCGGTATCCGTCAGCGCTGGAACCCACTCGGACACACCGTGCTTTACGGTGAGTATGAGAAGATCCGCGGTAGCGGTCAGTTCTCACAGTCGGCTGATACTTTCATCGGCGCCACGCATGACTCCGTTCGAGTTGCCGGCGGTGGTATCGTTCAGGAAATCGATGCAGCTGCAATGTCGGTGTGGCTGAAGTACCGGAACCTCTCTTACGATGATAACTCCGGTAACTCCTACGACAACTTCAACGAATTCACCTTCGGCGCTCTGATCAACTACTGA